A part of Streptomyces sp. NBC_01235 genomic DNA contains:
- a CDS encoding xanthine dehydrogenase family protein molybdopterin-binding subunit has protein sequence MTTRTWTGSEPGADASVPVGGAVGQPVDRRDGHAKVTGAVRFSAEHHYPNLTYAKLVHATVARGTITGIDTATAAAVPGVLAVLTHLNAPRIKPPRKLNIVLNLGPDVSGTDVDYLNTDQVFWDGQPIAVVIAETSAAANEAAPLVEATYDLLPARVDFAIEQTNATPAKGDLTFAGMKKKGDAEAALAAAEVSLDLRYTTPGLQHNAIEPHATVAVWDGDHLTVHDTTQSIHQTSHYLAWRFGVPASHVRVRAEFLGGGFGGKFAVWPGTVITAMAAKAVGRPVRLALSRTAVNRATGGRTASTNRIALGATRDGRLTSLIQDSITRTGSAGGLLEATSSPARHLYGAENMLTRQNLVAMDLMPNTWLRAPGEAIGSFVLESAMDELAYELSMDPIALRLRNEPTKDPTGGKKFSQRMQREVFERGAERFGWADRDPEPRSMRDGEWLVGMGTATAYHPTLRLVADVKVRLSDDGSVLVQCGFHEMGMGAATVQAQIAADALGIAFEKVHVEYGDSALPTGPMAGNSNQTATVATSLLAACTELTRKVSALARRTGTSGQEPAAALRAAGTPFLEASVGSDTRLGALGSQGRFLTNFLKDQRWSKAARGAQFCEVRVNADTGELRISRWLGMFDVGHIINPKTAASQLRGAVVTGIGMALSEQSLIDPRNGRTMSAGLDSYYLPVHADIPPIDVAWLDEPDKTMPLGIIGLGEVGTTGVAAAIANAVYHATGKRIRDLPITLDKLL, from the coding sequence GTGACCACACGCACCTGGACAGGCTCCGAGCCCGGCGCGGACGCTTCCGTACCTGTCGGGGGCGCGGTCGGACAGCCGGTGGACCGCCGGGACGGCCACGCGAAGGTGACCGGGGCGGTGCGGTTCTCCGCCGAGCACCACTACCCGAACCTCACGTACGCGAAGCTGGTCCATGCCACCGTCGCCCGTGGCACGATCACCGGCATCGACACGGCCACGGCGGCAGCGGTGCCCGGCGTCCTGGCGGTCCTCACCCACCTCAACGCGCCAAGGATCAAACCACCCCGCAAACTCAACATCGTGCTGAACCTCGGACCCGACGTCTCGGGAACCGACGTCGACTATCTCAACACCGATCAGGTCTTCTGGGACGGCCAGCCGATCGCCGTCGTGATCGCGGAGACCTCCGCGGCGGCGAACGAGGCGGCCCCCCTTGTCGAAGCGACCTACGACCTGCTGCCCGCGCGCGTGGACTTCGCCATCGAGCAGACCAACGCCACCCCGGCGAAGGGCGACCTCACCTTCGCGGGCATGAAGAAGAAGGGCGACGCCGAGGCGGCGCTGGCCGCTGCGGAGGTGTCGCTCGACCTGCGCTACACCACGCCCGGCCTCCAGCACAACGCGATCGAGCCGCACGCGACGGTCGCCGTCTGGGACGGTGACCACCTCACGGTGCACGACACCACCCAGTCCATCCACCAGACCAGCCACTACCTGGCCTGGCGGTTCGGTGTGCCGGCGTCCCACGTCCGTGTCCGTGCCGAGTTCCTGGGGGGCGGCTTCGGCGGAAAGTTCGCCGTCTGGCCGGGCACGGTTATCACGGCGATGGCGGCGAAGGCTGTCGGGCGGCCCGTGCGCCTGGCGCTGAGCCGCACGGCCGTCAACCGTGCCACCGGTGGGCGTACCGCCTCGACCAACAGGATCGCGCTCGGTGCGACCCGCGACGGCCGGCTCACCTCGCTGATCCAGGACAGCATCACCCGCACCGGCTCGGCAGGGGGCCTGCTTGAGGCGACCAGCTCGCCCGCCCGGCACCTCTACGGCGCCGAGAACATGCTGACCCGGCAGAACCTCGTCGCCATGGATCTGATGCCCAACACCTGGCTGCGCGCCCCCGGTGAGGCGATCGGCAGCTTTGTGCTGGAATCGGCGATGGACGAACTCGCCTACGAACTGTCCATGGACCCGATCGCCCTGCGGCTGCGAAACGAGCCAACAAAGGATCCGACGGGCGGCAAGAAGTTCTCCCAGCGGATGCAGCGTGAAGTCTTCGAGAGGGGCGCCGAACGCTTCGGCTGGGCGGACCGCGATCCCGAACCCCGCTCCATGCGTGACGGCGAGTGGCTCGTCGGGATGGGCACGGCCACCGCCTACCACCCGACCCTTCGCCTGGTCGCCGACGTCAAGGTACGACTGAGCGACGACGGCAGTGTGCTCGTGCAGTGCGGTTTCCACGAGATGGGCATGGGGGCCGCGACCGTACAGGCACAGATCGCCGCGGACGCGCTCGGCATCGCGTTCGAGAAGGTCCACGTCGAGTACGGCGATTCGGCCCTGCCGACCGGCCCGATGGCCGGCAACTCCAACCAGACGGCGACGGTCGCCACCAGCCTCCTCGCCGCGTGCACCGAGCTGACCCGCAAGGTGAGTGCCCTGGCCCGGCGTACGGGCACGAGCGGTCAGGAACCGGCAGCCGCCCTGCGGGCAGCGGGCACCCCGTTCCTGGAGGCCTCGGTCGGGTCGGACACCCGGCTGGGTGCGCTGGGCAGTCAGGGCCGCTTCCTGACCAACTTCCTGAAGGACCAGCGCTGGTCCAAGGCCGCCCGCGGCGCGCAGTTCTGTGAGGTGCGGGTGAACGCCGACACCGGCGAACTGCGGATCTCACGCTGGCTGGGCATGTTCGACGTCGGCCACATCATCAACCCCAAGACCGCGGCCAGCCAGCTCCGCGGGGCGGTGGTCACGGGCATCGGCATGGCGCTGTCGGAGCAGAGCCTCATCGATCCCCGCAACGGACGCACCATGAGCGCCGGCCTCGACTCCTACTACCTGCCCGTCCACGCCGACATCCCCCCGATCGACGTCGCCTGGCTCGACGAACCGGACAAGACGATGCCCCTGGGAATCATCGGGCTGGGCGAGGTCGGCACGACCGGCGTGGCGGCCGCGATCGCGAACGCCGTGTATCACGCGACCGGCAAGCGGATCCGGGATCTGCCGATCACGCTGGACAAGCTGCTCTGA
- a CDS encoding FAD binding domain-containing protein has product MKSFSYLSAPDVGTALRTIADSEDVKFLAGGTNLVDLMREGIEEPATVVDITRLPLTGIEELPDGTLRVGALVSNSRLAADPLIRTRYPVLAKAILLGASAQLRNMATVGGNLLQRTRCMYFYDEASACNKRVPGSGCDAIGGFSRGSAVLGTSEYCIATHPSDMAVALVLLDAVVEVESVHGIRRIPVADFHTLPGDTPHIETVLAPDELITAIELPPVPVAAHSRYRKVRDRASYAFALVSVAAALAVEDGVVTDVRLALGGVATKPWRARVAEELLLGAEATEENFARAAAAELAPALPQSDNAFKIDLAQRTVVAVLRTLNAERSAS; this is encoded by the coding sequence GTGAAGTCGTTCTCCTACCTCAGCGCACCGGACGTGGGCACGGCGCTGCGCACCATCGCGGACAGCGAGGACGTGAAGTTCCTCGCGGGCGGCACGAACCTCGTCGACCTCATGCGTGAGGGCATCGAAGAGCCGGCAACGGTCGTGGACATCACCCGCCTGCCGCTGACCGGGATCGAGGAACTCCCCGACGGCACCCTCCGCGTCGGGGCGCTGGTGAGCAACAGCCGGCTCGCGGCGGACCCACTGATCCGCACTCGCTATCCGGTGCTGGCAAAGGCGATCCTGCTGGGGGCCTCCGCGCAGTTGCGGAACATGGCGACGGTGGGCGGGAACCTGCTGCAGCGCACCCGCTGCATGTACTTCTACGACGAGGCCTCCGCGTGCAACAAGCGTGTGCCCGGCAGTGGTTGTGACGCGATCGGCGGGTTCTCGCGCGGCAGCGCGGTCCTGGGAACGAGCGAGTACTGCATCGCGACGCACCCCTCGGACATGGCGGTGGCGCTGGTGCTGCTCGACGCGGTCGTCGAGGTGGAGAGCGTGCACGGCATCCGGCGTATCCCGGTCGCCGACTTCCACACGCTGCCCGGCGACACCCCCCACATCGAGACGGTGCTGGCCCCCGACGAGCTGATCACGGCCATCGAGCTGCCACCGGTTCCGGTCGCGGCCCACTCGCGCTACCGCAAGGTCCGCGACCGCGCGTCCTACGCCTTCGCCCTCGTCTCCGTCGCCGCCGCGCTCGCCGTCGAGGACGGCGTGGTCACCGACGTCCGCCTCGCACTCGGCGGCGTCGCGACGAAGCCGTGGCGGGCACGCGTCGCGGAAGAGCTGCTGCTCGGCGCCGAAGCCACCGAAGAGAACTTCGCCAGGGCCGCCGCCGCCGAACTCGCCCCCGCCCTGCCCCAGTCCGACAACGCCTTCAAGATCGACCTGGCCCAGCGGACGGTCGTGGCCGTGCTGCGGACACTCAACGCCGAGCGGAGCGCATCGTGA
- a CDS encoding (2Fe-2S)-binding protein, with product MNRRTDTVEIELRINGSAQRLDVAPQVSLLDALREYLGLTGTKKGCDQGACGACTVLADGRRINACLALAVQYQGREITTIEGVDHPLQEAFVRTDGFQCGYCTPGQICSAIGMLAEHKEGAPSAATEHLADNGGELDDTEIRERMSGNLCRCGAYNGIVSAIKEVAK from the coding sequence GTGAACCGGAGGACTGACACGGTGGAGATCGAGCTGCGGATCAACGGGTCCGCCCAGAGGCTGGACGTCGCGCCACAGGTGAGCCTGCTCGACGCCCTGCGCGAGTACCTGGGCCTGACCGGCACCAAGAAGGGCTGCGACCAAGGCGCGTGCGGTGCCTGCACGGTGCTGGCCGACGGCCGGCGGATCAACGCGTGCCTCGCGCTTGCGGTGCAGTACCAGGGCCGTGAGATCACGACCATCGAAGGGGTCGACCACCCGCTGCAGGAGGCGTTCGTCCGCACGGACGGATTCCAGTGCGGCTACTGCACGCCCGGCCAGATCTGCTCGGCGATCGGCATGCTCGCCGAACACAAGGAAGGCGCGCCCAGCGCGGCTACCGAACACCTCGCCGACAACGGCGGAGAGCTGGACGACACGGAGATCCGGGAACGGATGAGCGGCAACCTGTGCCGCTGCGGCGCCTACAACGGCATCGTCTCGGCGATCAAGGAGGTCGCGAAGTGA